A genomic segment from Pseudoduganella chitinolytica encodes:
- a CDS encoding NADP-dependent isocitrate dehydrogenase, producing the protein MSSEPTIIYTLTDEAPLLATHAFLPVVSAFTKPAGIRVEQSDISVAARILAAFPENLTPDQRVPDALAELGKKTLEPDANIIKLPNISASVSQLQNAIKELQEKGYNIPDYPSDPKTDEEKAIKARYGKCIGSAVNPVLREGNSDRRAPRAVKEYARKNPHSMQPWSQASRTHVSHMTGGDFYHGEKSMTLDRAREVKMELITKDGQSIVLKPKVALQDGEIIDSMFMSRKALLEFYEAQIEDAHQTGMLFSLHVKATMMKVSHPIVFGHCVRMFYKEAFEKHGALFDSLGINVNNGMADLYNKIATLPASQRDEIVRDLHACQEHRPELAMVDSAKGITNFHSPNDVIVDASMPAMIRSGGKMYGADGRLKEVKAVIPESTFARIYQEIINFCKWHGAFDPRTMGTVPNVGLMAQQAEEYGSHDKTFEVAADGVANITDLATGEVLMSQTVEKGDIWRMCQVKDAPIRDWVKLAVTRARNSGMPAVFWLDPYRPHENELIKKVTTYLKDHDTTGLDIKIMSQVRAMRYTLERVARGLDTISVTGNILRDYLTDLFPIMELGTSAKMLSIVPLMAGGGMYETGAGGSAPKHVQQLVEENHLRWDSLGEFLALAVSLEDLGLKTGNAKAKILARTLDAATGKLLDNRKSPSPKTGELDNRGSQFYLSMYWAQELAAQTDDAELAAAFAPLAKQLTDNEAKIVAELLEVQGKPVDIGGYYKADDAKVKAVMRPSATFNQAIASLA; encoded by the coding sequence ATGAGCAGTGAACCGACCATCATCTACACCCTGACCGACGAGGCGCCGCTGCTGGCGACCCACGCCTTCCTGCCCGTCGTCAGCGCTTTCACCAAGCCGGCCGGCATCCGCGTCGAGCAGAGCGACATCTCTGTCGCCGCCCGCATCCTGGCAGCGTTCCCGGAAAACCTGACGCCTGACCAGCGCGTCCCGGACGCCCTGGCCGAACTGGGCAAGAAAACGCTGGAGCCGGACGCCAACATCATCAAGCTGCCGAACATCAGCGCCTCCGTCAGCCAGCTGCAGAACGCCATCAAGGAACTGCAGGAAAAGGGCTACAACATCCCCGACTACCCATCGGACCCGAAGACCGACGAGGAAAAGGCCATCAAGGCCCGCTACGGCAAGTGCATCGGCTCGGCCGTGAATCCGGTCCTGCGCGAAGGTAACTCCGACCGCCGCGCACCGCGCGCCGTCAAGGAATACGCCCGCAAGAACCCGCACTCGATGCAGCCATGGTCGCAGGCTTCGCGCACGCACGTGTCGCACATGACGGGTGGCGACTTCTACCACGGCGAGAAGTCGATGACGCTCGACCGCGCGCGCGAAGTCAAGATGGAACTGATCACCAAGGACGGCCAGAGCATCGTGCTCAAGCCAAAGGTCGCGCTGCAGGACGGCGAGATCATCGACTCCATGTTCATGAGCCGCAAGGCCCTGCTGGAATTCTACGAAGCGCAGATCGAAGACGCACACCAGACCGGCATGCTGTTCTCGCTGCACGTCAAGGCGACGATGATGAAGGTGTCGCACCCGATCGTGTTCGGCCACTGCGTGCGCATGTTCTACAAGGAAGCGTTCGAAAAGCACGGCGCGCTGTTCGACAGCCTGGGCATCAACGTCAACAACGGCATGGCCGACCTGTACAACAAGATCGCCACCTTGCCGGCCTCGCAGCGCGACGAGATCGTGCGCGACCTGCACGCCTGCCAGGAACACCGTCCGGAACTGGCGATGGTCGACTCGGCCAAGGGCATCACCAACTTCCATTCGCCGAACGACGTGATCGTCGATGCGTCGATGCCGGCCATGATCCGCTCCGGCGGCAAGATGTACGGCGCCGACGGCCGCCTGAAGGAAGTCAAGGCCGTGATCCCGGAAAGCACGTTCGCCCGTATCTACCAGGAGATCATCAACTTCTGCAAATGGCACGGCGCCTTCGACCCGCGCACGATGGGCACGGTGCCGAACGTGGGCCTGATGGCCCAGCAGGCCGAGGAATACGGTTCGCACGACAAGACCTTCGAGGTGGCGGCGGACGGCGTGGCCAACATCACCGACCTCGCCACCGGCGAAGTGCTGATGAGCCAGACCGTGGAGAAGGGCGACATCTGGCGCATGTGCCAGGTCAAGGACGCGCCGATCCGCGACTGGGTCAAGCTGGCCGTGACGCGCGCGCGCAACTCGGGCATGCCGGCCGTGTTCTGGCTGGACCCGTACCGTCCGCACGAGAATGAGCTGATCAAGAAGGTCACCACGTACCTGAAGGACCACGACACGACGGGCCTGGACATCAAGATCATGTCGCAAGTGCGCGCCATGCGCTACACGCTGGAACGCGTCGCCCGCGGCCTGGACACGATCTCCGTGACCGGCAACATCCTGCGCGACTACCTGACCGACCTGTTCCCGATCATGGAACTGGGCACCAGCGCCAAGATGCTGTCGATCGTCCCGCTGATGGCCGGCGGCGGCATGTACGAAACGGGCGCCGGCGGTTCGGCACCGAAGCACGTGCAGCAGCTGGTCGAGGAAAACCACCTGCGCTGGGATTCGCTGGGCGAGTTCCTGGCGCTGGCGGTCAGCCTGGAAGACCTGGGCCTGAAGACGGGCAACGCCAAGGCCAAGATCCTGGCCAGGACGCTGGACGCTGCCACCGGCAAGCTGCTGGACAACCGCAAGTCGCCATCGCCGAAGACCGGTGAGCTGGACAACCGCGGCAGCCAGTTCTACCTGTCGATGTACTGGGCGCAGGAACTGGCCGCGCAGACCGACGATGCCGAACTGGCCGCCGCCTTCGCGCCGCTGGCCAAGCAGCTGACCGACAACGAGGCGAAGATCGTCGCCGAGCTGCTGGAAGTGCAGGGCAAGCCGGTCGACATCGGCGGTTACTACAAGGCCGACGACGCCAAGGTGAAGGCCGTGATGCGTCCGAGCGCCACGTTCAACCA